Proteins found in one Oncorhynchus gorbuscha isolate QuinsamMale2020 ecotype Even-year linkage group LG15, OgorEven_v1.0, whole genome shotgun sequence genomic segment:
- the LOC123996635 gene encoding pre-mRNA-splicing factor 38A isoform X2: MANRTVKDANSIHGTNPQYLVEKIIRTRIYESKYWKEECFGLTAELVVDKAMALKFVGGVYGGNIKPTPFLCLTLKMLQIQPEKDIIVEFIKNEDFKYVRLLGAMYMRLTGTSVDCYKYLEPLYNDYRKIKSQNRNGEFELQHVDEFIDELLHSERMCDIILPRLQKRQVLEEAELLDTRISALEEDLDEVETSDEEDEEDEKPERVQTPEPHRRSYRDNDRPRRSPSPRYRRSRSPRRRSRSPKRRRRERHRSKSPRRHRSRSRERRHRSKSPGHHRSHRHRSHSKSPERSSKKSHKKSRRGNE; encoded by the exons ATGGCAAATAGGACTGTTAAAGATGCAAACAGTATACATGGAACAAATCCACAATACTTGGTAGAGAAAATTATTCGTACTCGAATTTATGAATCAAAATATTGGAAAGAAGAATGCTTTGGACTGACTG CCGAACTTGTCGTTGACAAAGCCATGGCGTTGAAGTTTGTCGGAGGAGTCTATGGAGGAAATATCAAACCTACACCGTTCCTGTGTCTCACTCTGAAGATGCTACAGATTCAGCCAGAAAAAGACATCATTGTAGAATTCATCAAGAACGAGGATTTCAA GTATGTCCGCTTGCTAGGGGCAATGTACATGAGGTTGACTGGGACATCAGTGGATTGCTACAAATACCTGGAACCACTGTACAACGACTACCGAAAAATCAAGAGTCAGAACCGAAATGGAG aGTTTGAGCTGCAACATGTAGATGAGTTCATTGATGAACTCCTACACTCTGAGAGAATGTGTGACATCATCCTTCCCAGGCTTCAG AAAAGGCAGGTCCTTGAGGAGGCGGAGTTATTAGACACACGCATCAGCGCCCTAGAAGAGGACCTGGATGAAGTGGAGACCAGTGACGAGGAAGACGAGGAAGACGAAAAG CCAGAGAGAGTTCAGACCCCAGAGCCCCACAGACGGAGTTACCGGGACAACGACCGCCCTCGCCGTTCGCCCTCTCCACGCTACAGACGCAGCCGTTCACCCAGACG GAGGAGCAGATCACCCAAGAGACGAAG ACGAGAGCGCCACCGCAGCAAAAGTCCCCGTCGCCACCGCAGCCGCTCCCGAGAGAGACGTCACCGCTCAAAGTCCCCAG GCCATCACAGAAGCCACAGGCATCGCAGTCACTCCAAATCCCCAGAGAG GAGTTCAAAAAAGAGCCACAAGAAGAGTCGAAGAGGGAACGAGTGA
- the LOC123997621 gene encoding thrombopoietin receptor-like isoform X2, with product MDLHLTPRVVCVWLWIIAGWVNVLGHGIIDEAVPHLSKKDPKCFTRTQYDFTCFWETPGNTAYDFFYRNDNEEKEKRCKLTLQRTEKGEEEEEEEEGKVLHICFFPCSDVFLFTLTHIRVVESSSNYTLFTRTISIEDQGLLEPPVNVSLHQTGQAGQLQVSWHAPRDWENNVHYGMHYSSQGLGERTELIKYTRSPIHSLVSLLPGEVVSVQLRVKPNGYSETETSGHWSDWSVPITAMVPQSAADISLLCHTSDLQNITCQWNGQSYKDATYTLNYKLGPSKREGWRKCLQNENTSYHCRFHGAEASEILVKLSTGPGSLKRTFYTEPFRLNNSIQTGPPGRLRGKWEGGRLRLRWGTPLLALSLHLMYQLRYQPQEEAVWKVQSLPTEPTCSVLVTLQVSENSICLDVQTGSQYFIQVRARPNGSVYAGYWSDWSPPLTVDTPSDIAGALFIICIPLMMLILSVVFLSLISRYLSKLKRYLWPPIPKLDKVLHGFLTDINGQTWGPPFIIKQYSEETPASVVEIISEREAPDGGKLPRESSSLLSPERGSAGGEEERLPTLALELSQDYVTLATDDVIPCLRGNKYVYDGEVGAESRGLGEDEVLQMRCHCSSNFPSSSSTTDILNRSYMLLAEQPIERLDCQDSSRACKLYANLKGKNSANANP from the exons ATGGATCTCCATCTCACCCCGAGGGTAGTCTGTGTCTGGCTCTGGATCATAGCAGGCTGGGTGAACGTACTGGGGCATGGGATAATAGATGAGGCTGTCCCTCACCTGTCAAAGAAAG ATCCAAAGTGTTTTACCAGGACACAGTATGACTTCACCTGTTTCTGGGAGACACCAGGCAACACAGCTTATGACTTCTTCTACAGGAATGATAA TGAGGAAAAGGAGAAGCGGTGTAAACTGACTCTCCAGAGgacagagaagggggaggaagaggaggaggaggaggaggggaaggttcTCCACATCTGCTTCTTCCCTTGCTCTGACGTCTTCCTGTTCACGCTCACACACATCAGAGTGGTGGAGAGCAGCTCCAACTACACACTTTTCACACGCACCATCAGCATTGAGgaccagg gtctcctgGAACCCCCTGTGAATGTATCCCTTCACCAAACAGGGCAAGCTGGGCAGTTGCAGGTGTCTTGGCATGCACCAAGAGATTGGGAGAACAATGTGCATTATGGGATGCATTACTCCTCCCAGGGACTAGGGGAGAGGACAGAACTG atAAAGTACACGAGGTCCCCCATTCACAGCCTGGTTTCTCTGCTGCCAGGGGAGGTGGTCAGCGTCCAGCTGAGGGTCAAACCCAATGgctacagtgagacagagaccagcggtcaCTGGAGCGACTGGTCGGTCCCCATCACTGCCATGGTACCTCAGAGCGCAG CTGATATCTCATTGTTGTGTCATACCTCTGACCTGCAAAACATCACCTGCcaatggaatgggcagtcctatAAAGATGCTACCTACACCTTAAACTACAAGCTGGGACCCAG TAAAAGGGAGGGTTGGAGAAAGTGTCTGCAGAATGAGAACACCTCCTACCACTGCCGTTTCCATGGAGCGGAGGCCAGCGAGATACTGGTTAAACTCAGTACTGGTCCTGGTTCTCTCAAACGGACCTTCTACACTGAACCCTTCAGACTCAACAACAGCA TTCAAACAGGCCCTCCAGGGAGGCTGAGGGGGAAGTGGGAGGGGGGCAGGCTGCGTCTGAGATGGGGCACACCCCtactcgctctgtctctccacctgatGTACCAGCTCCGCTACCAGCCTCAAGAGGAGGCCGTCTGGAAGGTACAGAGCCTACCTACAGAGCCCACCTGTTCTGTG CTGGTGACCCTGCAGGTTTCTGAGAACAGTATTTGTCTGGACGTTCAGACTGGCAGTCAATACTTTATCCAGGTCAGAGCCAGGCCCAACGGGTCAGTCTACGCTGGCTACTGGAGCGACTGGTCACCCCCACTTACTGTGGACACACCTTCAGATATAG CAGGGGCCCTCTTCATCATCTGCATTCCTCTCATGATGCTCATCCTATCAGTTGTGTTCCTCTCATTGATCTCCAGGTATCTCAG TAAGCTCAAACGGTATCTGTGGCCACCAATCCCAAAACTTGACAAAGTACTGCACGGCTTCCTGACAGACATCAACGGCCAGACTTGG GGCCCTCCCTTCATCATCAAGCAATATTCTGAGGAGACCCCAGCCTCTGTGGTGGAGATTATCTCTGAGAGGGAGGCTCCAGATGGAGGGAAGCTTCCCAGGgagtcctcctcactactctcCCCAGAACGAGGCTCCGCTGGCGGGGAGGAGGAAAGGCTCCCCACCCTGGCCCTGGAGCTCAGCCAAGACTACGTGACCCTGGCCACAGATGACGTCATCCCCTGTCTCCGAGGGAACAAGTATGTGTATGACGGGGAGGTGGGGGCAGAGTCTCGAGGCCTGGGGGAAGATGAGGTTCTCCAGATGAGGTGTCACTGCTCCTCCAACTTCCCATCATCCTCCAGTACCACGGACATCCTCAACCGCTCCTACATGCTGCTGGCCGAACAGCCTATAGAGAGACTGGACTGTCAGGACAGCAGCAGGGCCTGCAAGCTCTATGCCAACCTGAAAGGAAAAAACTCAGCTAATGCAAACCCCTGA
- the LOC123996634 gene encoding interferon-induced protein with tetratricopeptide repeats 5-like: MNPAQTALKTKLEELECHFTWGLELSRYMLLIHRDHLEDIGSDEGFPWLGQMYNLWAYIHHTLDSTDAALQCLSKAEEAFHLNSPSDTMGPWQLVHYGNLAWVHYHLDNQAESQRCLTKVEGLLRDYPSPSQGELHPEVCVEKAWTLMKFGQDKRRKAIDYFQMAIRMEPERKEWQSSHALALDSVYCFQPINQQKESEVLEELRLAKEHDPDNLYVASIYLLRLGRNGQVRRKEAQQIAQQILKKPVSCYSGLRPLLQFYRTYLSYNEAIDLANEALERHPNVRYLKKQLANSYKWKIFSKEDSPRRQSMCDRAISLYTDLISLYPETSLKDKLELASIYAESDRTETANQIYENLFSNEQDPDELQILYFHYAKYSNFHIQDRNASIDYHKKAAEIPNPNQYGKKSFNILRKIEQRGRNQRCAEIREFLKNLSSHNE; the protein is encoded by the exons ATGAA CCCTGCTCAGACCGCCCTGAAGACTAAACTGGAAGAGCTGGAGTGTCACTTCACCTGGGGACTGGAACTCAGCAGGTACATGCTGCTCATTCACAGAGATCACCTGGAGGACATTGGCAGTGACGAGGGCTTTCCATGGCTGGGTCAGATGTACAACTTGTGGGCTTACATACACCACACCCTGGACTCCACTGACGCAGCCCTGCAGTGCCTCAGTAAGGCAGAGGAGGCCTTTCACCTAAACAGTCCTTCAGACACGATGGGTCCTTGGCAGCTGGTCCACTATGGGAACCTAGCCTGGGTGCACTATCACCTGGATAACCAGGCGGAGAGCCAGCGGTGCTTGACAAAGGTTGAGGGACTGCTACGAGATTACCCCTCGCCTTCCCAGGGAGAACTGCACCCTGAGGTGTGTGTTGAAAAAGCCTGGACCCTCATGAAGTTTGGCCAGGACAAAAGACGGAAAGCAATAGATTACTTTCAAATGGCTATTAGGATGGAACCTGAGAGAAAGGAGTGGCAATCAAGCCATGCCTTGGCCTTAGACTCAGTCTACTGTttccaaccaatcaatcaacagAAGGAGTCTGAGGTTCTAGAGGAGCTGAGACTTGCCAAGGAACACGATCCAGACAACTTGTATGTAGCAAGTATCTATCTGTTAAGACTTGGCCGAAATGGCCAGGTGAGAAGGAAGGAAGCACAACAGATAGCACAGCAAATTTTAAAGAAGCCTGTCAGTTGCTACAGTGGTCTTAGACCCTTACTTCAGTTTTACAGAACATATTTATCATACAATGAAGCTATTGACCTAGCAAACGAGGCTCTGGAAAGACACCCAAATGTGCGCTACCTGAAAAAACAGCTAGCGAATTCCTACAAATGGAAAATATTTTCAAAGGAGGACAGTCCGAGGAGGCAGAGCATGTGCGACAGAGCCATCAGTCTCTATACAGATCTGATCTCACTCTATCCAGAGACGTCACTAAAGGACAAACTGGAGCTTGCAAGCATCTACGCAGAATCAGACAGGACAGAAACAGCCAATCAGATCTATGAGAATTTATTCTCCAACGAGCAGGATCCAGACGAGTTGCAGATACTCTACTTCCATTATGCCAAATACAGCAACTTCCACATCCAGGATCGCAATGCATCAATTGATTATCACAAGAAGGCAGCAGAGATACCTAATCCTAACCAATACGGTAAAAAGAGTTTCAACATCTTGAGGAAAATTGAACAACGGGGAAGAAATCAAAGATGTGCAGAAATCCGGGAATTTCTCAAAAACCTTTCTTCTCACAATGAATAA
- the LOC123997621 gene encoding thrombopoietin receptor-like isoform X1 yields the protein MDLHLTPRVVCVWLWIIAGWVNVLGHGIIDEAVPHLSKKDVLLLAGDTDPKCFTRTQYDFTCFWETPGNTAYDFFYRNDNEEKEKRCKLTLQRTEKGEEEEEEEEGKVLHICFFPCSDVFLFTLTHIRVVESSSNYTLFTRTISIEDQGLLEPPVNVSLHQTGQAGQLQVSWHAPRDWENNVHYGMHYSSQGLGERTELIKYTRSPIHSLVSLLPGEVVSVQLRVKPNGYSETETSGHWSDWSVPITAMVPQSAADISLLCHTSDLQNITCQWNGQSYKDATYTLNYKLGPSKREGWRKCLQNENTSYHCRFHGAEASEILVKLSTGPGSLKRTFYTEPFRLNNSIQTGPPGRLRGKWEGGRLRLRWGTPLLALSLHLMYQLRYQPQEEAVWKVQSLPTEPTCSVLVTLQVSENSICLDVQTGSQYFIQVRARPNGSVYAGYWSDWSPPLTVDTPSDIAGALFIICIPLMMLILSVVFLSLISRYLSKLKRYLWPPIPKLDKVLHGFLTDINGQTWGPPFIIKQYSEETPASVVEIISEREAPDGGKLPRESSSLLSPERGSAGGEEERLPTLALELSQDYVTLATDDVIPCLRGNKYVYDGEVGAESRGLGEDEVLQMRCHCSSNFPSSSSTTDILNRSYMLLAEQPIERLDCQDSSRACKLYANLKGKNSANANP from the exons ATGGATCTCCATCTCACCCCGAGGGTAGTCTGTGTCTGGCTCTGGATCATAGCAGGCTGGGTGAACGTACTGGGGCATGGGATAATAGATGAGGCTGTCCCTCACCTGTCAAAGAAAG atgtgttgttgttggCTGGTGATACAGATCCAAAGTGTTTTACCAGGACACAGTATGACTTCACCTGTTTCTGGGAGACACCAGGCAACACAGCTTATGACTTCTTCTACAGGAATGATAA TGAGGAAAAGGAGAAGCGGTGTAAACTGACTCTCCAGAGgacagagaagggggaggaagaggaggaggaggaggaggggaaggttcTCCACATCTGCTTCTTCCCTTGCTCTGACGTCTTCCTGTTCACGCTCACACACATCAGAGTGGTGGAGAGCAGCTCCAACTACACACTTTTCACACGCACCATCAGCATTGAGgaccagg gtctcctgGAACCCCCTGTGAATGTATCCCTTCACCAAACAGGGCAAGCTGGGCAGTTGCAGGTGTCTTGGCATGCACCAAGAGATTGGGAGAACAATGTGCATTATGGGATGCATTACTCCTCCCAGGGACTAGGGGAGAGGACAGAACTG atAAAGTACACGAGGTCCCCCATTCACAGCCTGGTTTCTCTGCTGCCAGGGGAGGTGGTCAGCGTCCAGCTGAGGGTCAAACCCAATGgctacagtgagacagagaccagcggtcaCTGGAGCGACTGGTCGGTCCCCATCACTGCCATGGTACCTCAGAGCGCAG CTGATATCTCATTGTTGTGTCATACCTCTGACCTGCAAAACATCACCTGCcaatggaatgggcagtcctatAAAGATGCTACCTACACCTTAAACTACAAGCTGGGACCCAG TAAAAGGGAGGGTTGGAGAAAGTGTCTGCAGAATGAGAACACCTCCTACCACTGCCGTTTCCATGGAGCGGAGGCCAGCGAGATACTGGTTAAACTCAGTACTGGTCCTGGTTCTCTCAAACGGACCTTCTACACTGAACCCTTCAGACTCAACAACAGCA TTCAAACAGGCCCTCCAGGGAGGCTGAGGGGGAAGTGGGAGGGGGGCAGGCTGCGTCTGAGATGGGGCACACCCCtactcgctctgtctctccacctgatGTACCAGCTCCGCTACCAGCCTCAAGAGGAGGCCGTCTGGAAGGTACAGAGCCTACCTACAGAGCCCACCTGTTCTGTG CTGGTGACCCTGCAGGTTTCTGAGAACAGTATTTGTCTGGACGTTCAGACTGGCAGTCAATACTTTATCCAGGTCAGAGCCAGGCCCAACGGGTCAGTCTACGCTGGCTACTGGAGCGACTGGTCACCCCCACTTACTGTGGACACACCTTCAGATATAG CAGGGGCCCTCTTCATCATCTGCATTCCTCTCATGATGCTCATCCTATCAGTTGTGTTCCTCTCATTGATCTCCAGGTATCTCAG TAAGCTCAAACGGTATCTGTGGCCACCAATCCCAAAACTTGACAAAGTACTGCACGGCTTCCTGACAGACATCAACGGCCAGACTTGG GGCCCTCCCTTCATCATCAAGCAATATTCTGAGGAGACCCCAGCCTCTGTGGTGGAGATTATCTCTGAGAGGGAGGCTCCAGATGGAGGGAAGCTTCCCAGGgagtcctcctcactactctcCCCAGAACGAGGCTCCGCTGGCGGGGAGGAGGAAAGGCTCCCCACCCTGGCCCTGGAGCTCAGCCAAGACTACGTGACCCTGGCCACAGATGACGTCATCCCCTGTCTCCGAGGGAACAAGTATGTGTATGACGGGGAGGTGGGGGCAGAGTCTCGAGGCCTGGGGGAAGATGAGGTTCTCCAGATGAGGTGTCACTGCTCCTCCAACTTCCCATCATCCTCCAGTACCACGGACATCCTCAACCGCTCCTACATGCTGCTGGCCGAACAGCCTATAGAGAGACTGGACTGTCAGGACAGCAGCAGGGCCTGCAAGCTCTATGCCAACCTGAAAGGAAAAAACTCAGCTAATGCAAACCCCTGA
- the orc1 gene encoding origin recognition complex subunit 1 — translation MVRYFTRLRVRRIYKWGGRPYIFDRKLKSYGFEYLNMSVEGQEAVTTVTPGQYILIEGNDDEYPFVAKLLKFFGDESHKQKKALVQWFLRMSEVPQNKKLLLGRSPHPQEIFYYLGHACDDEIDAESILGTVHVQHVPEDTPFPEPGTKDTLYVKLSWDTKAFNVLDPVLMQDIPASTPPPPVSRGLVRRALPTPDPTVMRRAGSVSDTRATMSAGKRSTLEAESIHSASKLSASKILSAKRRGSAADTPGVRKKLQLSIGASPGKRMTRADVLCELLDEEMESEKVISLKLSSSVSHSLQHGCSLSPMRSGCKTPNGQRRFPWKLSSISLDRLSPTALGEQDLSSDLLLAVIPLALEDEVFEAGLPTDAGSANTPKKRQATPRRNYVRGQKATTPSRRKESAMAIREPALGVLAEEDSEDSPMQQIALTSRSKRKSAQLVSLRIRKQLNLLDNTQELISDGDDDCFVPSNKDLQSSSDEEKTDSEEETMVKKTRGRNCKTSVRTPHKTPSKKVCMAVDLQSSSDEEKTDSEEETMVKKTRGRNCKTSVRTPHKTPSKKVCMAVDLQSSSDEEKTDSEEETMVKKTRGRNCKTSVRTPHKTPSKKVYMAVDLQSSSDEEKTDSEEETMVKKTRGRNCKTSVRTPHKTPSKKVCMAVDLQSSSDEEKTDSEEETMVKKTRGRNCKTAVRTPHKTPSKKVTPSTPRHATPNIPSRTVPARQPGNILEEARARLHVSSVPESLPCREQEFQDIYNFVESKVMDGTGGCMYISGVPGTGKTATIHEVIRCLQHASDMDEIPTFRFIEINGMKMTDPHQAYVQILQKLTDQKVTADHAAALLEKRFSKPAPKKETTVLLVDELDLLWTRKQNVMYNLFDWPTRRHARLVVLTIANTMDLPERIMINRVASRLGLTRMSFQPYSFKQLQQIITSRLNTVKAFEEDALQLVSRKVAALSGDARRCLDICRRATEICEHSASQPSSAGLVRMSHVMEALDEMFSSSYITAIRCASLQEQLFLRAVIAEFRRLGLEEATFQQVFVQHRALSRVEGLQPISVSEGLAVCQRLGACRLLLLEASRLDMLQRVRLNVSQDDVLYALKAVRD, via the exons ATGGTCCGCTACTTTACAAGATTGAGAGTGAGACGTATCTACAAATGGGGCGGAAGACCTTATATCTTCGACAGAAAATTAAAGAGTTATGGCTTTGA GTACTTGAACATGAGCGTGGAGGGTCAGGAGGCAGTCACCACTGTAACACCTGGCCAGTACATCCTCATTGAGGGAAATGATGATGAATACCCCTTCGTTGCCAAGCTTCTCAAGTTCTTTGGCGATG AGTCCCACAAGCAGAAGAAGGCGCTGGTGCAGTGGTTCTTGCGCATGTCTGAGGTGCCCCAAAATAAGAAGTTGTTGCTGGGCAGGAGCCCCCATCCCCAGGAGATCTTCTACTACCTGGGACATGCCTGTGACGATGAGATTGACGCAGAATCCATCCTTGGCACTGTACAT GTCCAGCACGTCCCTGAAGATACTCCTTTTCCAGAGCCTGGAACCAAGGACACCCTCTATGTAAAGCTGTCCTGGGACACCAAGGCCTTCAATGTCTTAGACCCTGTCCTGATGCAGGATATCCCTgcctcaaccccccccc CCCCTGTGTCTCGGGGCCTGGTGCGTCGTGCCCTGCCCACCCCAGACCCCACAGTGATGAGGAGAGCAGGGTCTGTGTCTGACACTAGAGCCACCATGAGTGCCGGGAAGAGGAGTACCCTTGAGGCAGAGTCGATCCACTCTGCCTCCAAGCTCTCTGCCTCTAAAATCCTGAGCGCCAAGAGGAGGGGCAGCGCTGCAGACACACCGGGTGTACGCAAGAAACTACAGCTCAGCATCGGGGCCA GTCCAGGGAAGAGAATGACCAGAGCAGATGTCCTCTGTGAGCTCTTGGATGAAGAGATGGAGTCAGAGAAAGTTATATCCCTCAAACTGAGCTCCTCAGTTTCACACTCCCTCCAGCATGGCTGCAGCCTCTCTCCCATGAGAAGTGGCTGCAAGACCCCTAACGGCCAGAGGAGGTTCCCCTGGAAGCTCTCCTCCATCAGCCTGGACAGACTGTCTCCTACTGCCCTGGGAGAACAGGACTTATccag TGACCTGTTGCTGGCAGTGATTCCCCTGGCCCTAGAGGATGAGGTATTTGAGGCAGGGTTACCTACAGACGCTGGCTCTGCCAACACCCCCAAGAAgagacaggccacccccaggagGAACTATGTTAGGGGACAGAA AGCTACCACCCCCTCCAGGAGGAAAGAGTCTGCCATGGCCATTAGAGAGCCTGCTCTGGGGGTGCT GGCGGAGGAGGACTCTGAGGATTCTCCCATGCAGCAGATTGCCTTGACTTCTCGCTCCAAGAGGAAGTCAGCCCAGCTGGTGTCGTTACGCATCAGGAAGCAGTT GAATCTGTTGGACAATACCCAAGAGCTGATCTCCGATGGCGATGATGACTGTTTCGTTCCCTCCAATAAGGACCTACAGAGCAGCAGCGATGAAGAGAAGACCGATAGTGAGGAAGAGACCATGGTGAAGAAGACCAGAGGAAGAAATTGCAAGACCTCTGTCAGGACCCCACACAAAACGCCCAGCAAGAAGGTATGTATGGCTGTG GACCTACAGAGCAGCAGCGATGAAGAGAAGACCGATAGTGAGGAAGAAACCATGGTGAAGAAGACCAGAGGAAGAAATTGCAAGACCTCTGTCAGGACCCCACACAAAACGCCCAGCAAGAAGGTATGTATGGCTGTG GACCTACAGAGCAGCAGCGATGAAGAGAAGACTGATAGTGAGGAAGAGACCATGGTGAAGAAGACCAGAGGAAGAAATTGCAAGACCTCCGTCAGGACCCCACACAAAACACCCAGCAAGAAGGTATATATGGCTGTG GACCTACAGAGCAGCAGCGATGAAGAGAAGACCGATAGTGAGGAAGAGACCATGGTGAAGAAGACCAGAGGAAGAAATTGCAAGACCTCTGTCAGGACCCCACACAAAACGCCCAGCAAGAAGGTATGTATGGCTGTG GACCTACAGAGCAGCAGCGATGAAGAGAAGACCGATAGTGAGGAAGAGACCATGGTGAAGAAGACCAGAGGAAGAAATTGCAAGACCGCCGTCAGGACCCCACACAAAACACCCAGCAAGAAG GTCACCCCAAGTACCCCCCGTCATGCCACTCCCAATATTCCCAGCCGGACTGTTCCAGCCAGGCAGCCTGGGAACATCCTGGAGGAGGCCAGGGCTAG GCTGCATGTGTCGTCAGTACCAGAGTCTCTTCCCTGTAGGGAGCAGGAGTTCCAGGATATCTATAATTTTGTGGAGAGCAAGGTTATGGATGGGACCGGAGG GTGTATGTACATCTCTGGTGTTCCGGGAACTGGGAAAACCGCCACCATCCACGAGGTTATCCGGTGTCTACAGCACGCCTCTGATATGGATGAAATCCCCACGTTCCGATTCATCGAGATCAACGGCATGAAAATGACCGACCCTCACCAAGCCTACGTCCAGAttctacag AAACTGACGGACCAGAAGGTGACCGCTGACCACGCCGCAGCCCTATTGGAGAAGAGGTTCAGTAAACCCGCCCCCAAGAAGGAGACCACCGTGCTACTGGTGGACGAG ctggACCTTCTGTGGACCAGGAAGCAGAATGTAATGTACAACCTGTTTGATTGGCCGACAAGGCGCCACGCCCGCCTGGTGGTGCTGACCATCGCCAACACCATGGACCTTCCTGAGCGGATCATGATCAACAGGGTGGCCAGCAGACTG GGCCTGACCAGGATGTCGTTCCAGCCGTACAGCTTCAAGCAGCTGCAGCAGATCATCACGTCCAGACTGAACACGGTCAAGGCCTTCGAGGAGGACGCTTTGCAGCTGGTCTCCAGAAAG GTGGCAGCGTTGTCAGGAGACGCCCGGCGCTGTCTGGACATCTGTCGCCGTGCCACTGAGATTTGCGAACACTCCGCCTCGCAGCCGTCCTCCGCGGGATTGGTGAGAATGAGTCATGTGATGGAGGCGCTGGATGAGATGTTCTCCTCCTCCTACATCACGGCCATTAG GTGTGCATCGTTGCAGGAACAGCTCTTCCTGAGGGCGGTCATTGCTGAGTTTAGGCGACTGGGACTGGAGGAGGCCACCTTCCAACAG gTGTTTGTGCAGCACCGGGCTCTGAGTCGTGTGGAGGGCCTGCAGCCCATCAGTGTGTCCGAGGGTCTGGCCGTGTGTCAGCGTCTGGGTGCGTGTCGTCTGCTGCTGCTGGAGGCCAGCCGTCTAGACATGCTACAGCGGGTCAGACTCAACGTCAGCCAGGATGACGTGCTCTACGCACTCAAAGCTGTCAGAGACTGA
- the LOC123996635 gene encoding pre-mRNA-splicing factor 38A isoform X1 → MANRTVKDANSIHGTNPQYLVEKIIRTRIYESKYWKEECFGLTAELVVDKAMALKFVGGVYGGNIKPTPFLCLTLKMLQIQPEKDIIVEFIKNEDFKYVRLLGAMYMRLTGTSVDCYKYLEPLYNDYRKIKSQNRNGEFELQHVDEFIDELLHSERMCDIILPRLQKRQVLEEAELLDTRISALEEDLDEVETSDEEDEEDEKPERVQTPEPHRRSYRDNDRPRRSPSPRYRRSRSPRRRSRSPKRRSPSPRRERHRSKSPRRHRSRSRERRHRSKSPGHHRSHRHRSHSKSPERSSKKSHKKSRRGNE, encoded by the exons ATGGCAAATAGGACTGTTAAAGATGCAAACAGTATACATGGAACAAATCCACAATACTTGGTAGAGAAAATTATTCGTACTCGAATTTATGAATCAAAATATTGGAAAGAAGAATGCTTTGGACTGACTG CCGAACTTGTCGTTGACAAAGCCATGGCGTTGAAGTTTGTCGGAGGAGTCTATGGAGGAAATATCAAACCTACACCGTTCCTGTGTCTCACTCTGAAGATGCTACAGATTCAGCCAGAAAAAGACATCATTGTAGAATTCATCAAGAACGAGGATTTCAA GTATGTCCGCTTGCTAGGGGCAATGTACATGAGGTTGACTGGGACATCAGTGGATTGCTACAAATACCTGGAACCACTGTACAACGACTACCGAAAAATCAAGAGTCAGAACCGAAATGGAG aGTTTGAGCTGCAACATGTAGATGAGTTCATTGATGAACTCCTACACTCTGAGAGAATGTGTGACATCATCCTTCCCAGGCTTCAG AAAAGGCAGGTCCTTGAGGAGGCGGAGTTATTAGACACACGCATCAGCGCCCTAGAAGAGGACCTGGATGAAGTGGAGACCAGTGACGAGGAAGACGAGGAAGACGAAAAG CCAGAGAGAGTTCAGACCCCAGAGCCCCACAGACGGAGTTACCGGGACAACGACCGCCCTCGCCGTTCGCCCTCTCCACGCTACAGACGCAGCCGTTCACCCAGACG GAGGAGCAGATCACCCAAGAGACGAAG TCCATCCCCCAGACGAGAGCGCCACCGCAGCAAAAGTCCCCGTCGCCACCGCAGCCGCTCCCGAGAGAGACGTCACCGCTCAAAGTCCCCAG GCCATCACAGAAGCCACAGGCATCGCAGTCACTCCAAATCCCCAGAGAG GAGTTCAAAAAAGAGCCACAAGAAGAGTCGAAGAGGGAACGAGTGA